Proteins from one Fischerella sp. PCC 9605 genomic window:
- a CDS encoding tetratricopeptide repeat protein — MKRWHLISVINRAFIGGSKPTFLLITFLLTPIAATAADITEQLHRPTNKSVVRESRDEADTLLRIGEQQHASGNSEKAIESWLQALEIYHSIGDFKAQGLVYDYLGRGYVQLSRYKEAENAMRRRLAIARDVQDFQAQIFALNNIGTLLMQYGEPIASLQTFAEALEIARHVKNIEGQGLSLSNLGLANARLGNYNKAIKLYENALSFRRQARDPIGEANTFNNLGDAYLAARDYQGTIGTYGIALRIAKATRDRVNELRAIDGLVTAHSTVGRYERAFDLLQQRLTLAQDLQNLREELKSFESYAQLYEQLGNFPTARNFYERAITVAQILKDSKQEVRLLDQLTQMMRKANLSKN; from the coding sequence ATGAAACGATGGCATTTAATATCAGTAATTAACCGTGCTTTTATTGGTGGATCGAAGCCCACCTTTTTACTTATTACTTTTTTACTTACTCCCATAGCAGCGACTGCTGCTGATATTACCGAACAACTCCATCGCCCGACCAACAAATCCGTAGTCCGAGAATCAAGAGACGAAGCAGATACCTTGCTGCGGATTGGCGAACAGCAACACGCCTCTGGTAATTCTGAAAAAGCGATTGAGTCTTGGTTACAAGCGCTAGAGATTTATCACTCGATTGGCGATTTCAAGGCTCAAGGTTTAGTTTACGACTATCTTGGCAGAGGCTACGTGCAGTTGAGCCGTTATAAAGAAGCAGAAAATGCAATGCGGCGACGGTTGGCGATCGCTCGCGATGTCCAAGACTTTCAAGCTCAGATATTTGCTCTAAATAACATTGGCACGTTGCTAATGCAATATGGAGAACCCATCGCTAGTTTGCAAACATTTGCAGAAGCGCTAGAAATTGCTCGCCACGTCAAAAATATTGAAGGTCAAGGACTGTCTCTAAGTAATTTGGGACTAGCAAATGCGAGGCTGGGAAATTACAACAAGGCTATTAAACTTTATGAAAATGCTCTAAGTTTCCGGCGTCAAGCTCGCGATCCCATTGGTGAAGCTAATACCTTCAATAATTTGGGCGATGCCTATCTCGCGGCAAGAGACTATCAAGGTACGATTGGTACTTATGGAATAGCACTGCGGATAGCAAAAGCAACTCGCGATCGCGTTAACGAATTACGAGCGATAGATGGTTTAGTTACCGCCCACAGTACTGTAGGACGCTATGAACGCGCCTTCGATTTACTACAACAGCGATTAACACTGGCTCAAGACTTACAAAATCTGCGGGAAGAATTGAAATCTTTTGAGTCCTATGCTCAGTTGTACGAGCAATTAGGAAACTTTCCAACAGCTCGCAATTTTTATGAAAGGGCGATTACCGTAGCGCAGATACTAAAAGACAGCAAGCAGGAAGTGCGATTGCTCGATCAACTCACTCAAATGATGCGGAAGGCTAACTTGAGCAAAAATTAA
- a CDS encoding prohibitin family protein, with product MGFIFSLLTSLIAIFIYLNSGKISSERSRWAIRGITVLIGAIALLASISRLLVMVPPGNVGVIHLFGQVSDNTLNPGVHVMNPFAKVLNFSTRLKDVKENVDATSQEGLSLNLDVSLQYKLDPQKAATVYKTIGMDEKELVISRFRSTIRAITANYPAAAIYSTKRQQIVQQLDQQLTQQLLPLGFVVEEALLRNVKMPDSLQAAIQEKLKAEQENQQMKFVLEKERQEAERKRIEAKGIADAQKIISGGLSNSVLQLRAIEATEKLAESPNSKIVVFGSEKGTLPILVQPEAK from the coding sequence ATGGGCTTCATATTTTCTCTGCTGACAAGCCTAATTGCAATTTTTATCTATCTCAACTCTGGCAAGATATCCAGCGAACGCTCTCGCTGGGCTATTCGCGGAATTACTGTGCTGATTGGGGCGATCGCTTTACTTGCCTCTATTTCCAGACTTCTGGTAATGGTTCCACCAGGGAATGTTGGAGTGATTCACTTGTTTGGTCAAGTCTCAGATAATACCCTTAATCCAGGTGTTCATGTGATGAATCCTTTTGCCAAAGTTCTCAATTTTTCCACGCGGCTAAAGGATGTGAAGGAAAATGTAGACGCAACTTCTCAGGAAGGGTTAAGCCTAAATCTTGATGTCAGCCTTCAGTACAAGCTCGATCCCCAAAAAGCTGCGACAGTATATAAAACTATTGGTATGGACGAAAAAGAACTAGTGATTTCTCGATTTCGCTCAACCATACGTGCCATTACTGCGAACTACCCAGCAGCAGCTATTTATTCTACCAAACGTCAACAGATAGTACAGCAACTCGACCAACAGCTGACTCAACAGTTACTACCCTTGGGTTTCGTTGTTGAAGAAGCCTTATTAAGAAATGTCAAAATGCCTGATAGTCTGCAAGCTGCGATTCAAGAGAAACTAAAGGCAGAGCAAGAAAATCAGCAAATGAAATTTGTTTTAGAAAAAGAACGTCAAGAAGCAGAACGCAAACGCATTGAAGCCAAAGGTATAGCTGATGCCCAAAAGATTATTTCTGGTGGACTTAGCAATTCTGTGCTGCAATTACGAGCAATAGAAGCGACAGAAAAACTGGCAGAGTCTCCCAACTCTAAGATTGTCGTGTTTGGTTCTGAAAAAGGGACTTTGCCAATTCTAGTTCAACCAGAGGCGAAATAA
- the ctpC gene encoding carboxyl-terminal processing protease CtpC: MVITKNGLVLGATAVTLSTIAVTSLGIHSQGQAIFKDSPKELVDEVWQIIDRQYVDGTFNQVDWKAVRRQYLNKSYSNNQEAYKSIREMLKKLDDPYTRFMDPEEFKNMQVDTSGELTGIGIQIGLDEKTKKLTVIAPIDDTPAFKAGILAKDVITSINGKSTEGMDTNEAVSLIRGEPGTKVNITILRNGQQKQFTITRARIEIHPVEYSQKQTPAGNIGYVRLKQFSANAAKEMRDAIKNLESKQVSGYVLDLRNNPGGLLYSSVEIARMLMDRGAIVSTIDRRGEVEREMANGRALTNKPLVVLVDKGSASASEILSGALQDNKRAVVVGSQTFGKGLVQSVRPLDDGSGLAVTIAKYHTPSGRDINKHGIDPNIVVNLNDKQRQELWIKEREKVGTLADPQFAKAVEVLSKEIAAKGTRAGNN, translated from the coding sequence ATGGTAATTACAAAAAATGGACTTGTTTTGGGTGCTACGGCGGTGACGCTATCCACAATTGCAGTTACAAGCCTCGGCATTCACTCGCAAGGACAGGCTATTTTTAAAGATAGCCCCAAGGAATTAGTAGATGAAGTTTGGCAAATTATTGATAGACAATATGTAGACGGTACTTTTAATCAGGTAGATTGGAAAGCAGTTCGCCGTCAGTACTTGAATAAGTCCTATAGCAATAACCAAGAAGCTTATAAGTCCATCCGGGAAATGCTGAAGAAGCTGGATGACCCCTATACCCGGTTTATGGATCCAGAGGAGTTCAAGAATATGCAAGTGGACACTTCTGGCGAACTGACAGGTATTGGAATCCAAATTGGTTTGGACGAGAAAACTAAAAAGCTGACTGTAATTGCCCCAATTGACGATACGCCCGCGTTTAAAGCTGGTATTCTAGCAAAAGACGTTATCACCAGTATTAATGGTAAAAGCACAGAGGGGATGGATACTAATGAAGCAGTATCCCTGATTCGAGGTGAGCCAGGAACTAAAGTTAACATCACAATCTTACGGAACGGTCAACAAAAGCAATTTACAATTACACGGGCGCGAATAGAAATTCATCCAGTCGAATATTCCCAAAAACAGACTCCAGCAGGTAACATTGGCTACGTTCGTCTCAAGCAATTCAGTGCCAATGCTGCAAAAGAAATGCGGGATGCAATTAAAAATTTAGAAAGTAAACAGGTATCGGGATACGTCCTAGATTTGCGGAATAATCCTGGCGGTTTACTATACTCCAGTGTGGAAATTGCCCGGATGTTAATGGATAGAGGCGCGATTGTTTCCACCATTGACCGTCGAGGTGAAGTCGAACGAGAAATGGCAAACGGACGTGCTTTGACAAATAAACCTTTAGTGGTATTGGTGGATAAAGGTAGTGCTAGTGCCAGTGAAATTCTCTCAGGTGCTTTGCAAGATAACAAGCGTGCCGTTGTGGTAGGTAGTCAAACCTTTGGTAAGGGTTTGGTGCAATCAGTGCGTCCTCTAGACGATGGTTCGGGATTAGCAGTAACAATTGCTAAATACCATACCCCCAGTGGTAGAGATATTAATAAGCACGGCATCGATCCAAATATTGTAGTAAATTTGAACGACAAGCAACGACAGGAATTGTGGATTAAAGAGCGAGAAAAAGTCGGTACCCTAGCAGATCCCCAATTTGCTAAAGCGGTGGAAGTATTAAGCAAAGAAATTGCCGCTAAAGGCACAAGAGCAGGAAATAATTAA
- the ispG gene encoding (E)-4-hydroxy-3-methylbut-2-enyl-diphosphate synthase, producing MQTLPTPITANTVSSQPTFDTTIRRRKTRPVQVGNVTIGGGHPVVVQSMINEDTLDIDGSVTAIRRLHEIGCEIVRVTVPSMAHAKALAEIKQKLIKTYQDVPIVADVHHNGMKIALEVAKHIEKVRINPGLYVFEKPNQNRTEYTKAEFDEIGEKIRETLEPLVISLRDQGKAMRIGVNHGSLAERMLFSYGDTPEGMVQSALEFIRICESLDFHNLVISLKASRVPVMVAAYRLMVQRMDELGMDYPLHLGVTEAGDGEYGRIKSTAGIATLLADGIGDTIRVSLTESPEKEIPVCYSILQALGLRKTMVEYVACPSCGRTLFNLEEVLHKVREATKHLTGLDIAVMGCIVNGPGEMADADYGYVGKTPGYISLYRGREEIKKVPEQKGVEELINLIKADGRWVEP from the coding sequence ATGCAAACTCTGCCTACACCCATTACTGCAAATACAGTATCAAGTCAACCTACTTTTGACACAACTATCAGACGGCGGAAAACCCGTCCTGTACAAGTAGGAAATGTCACCATTGGGGGAGGTCATCCCGTAGTGGTGCAGTCCATGATTAATGAGGATACTCTTGATATAGATGGATCTGTTACAGCAATTCGTCGCCTACATGAAATAGGCTGCGAGATTGTTCGTGTCACTGTCCCAAGTATGGCTCATGCCAAAGCCTTGGCAGAAATTAAACAAAAATTAATCAAAACTTATCAAGATGTGCCCATTGTTGCTGATGTGCACCACAATGGCATGAAGATTGCCTTGGAAGTTGCTAAGCACATAGAGAAAGTACGGATAAATCCGGGACTGTATGTGTTTGAAAAACCAAACCAGAACAGAACCGAATACACCAAAGCCGAATTTGACGAAATTGGTGAAAAAATCCGCGAAACTCTAGAACCATTAGTGATTTCCTTGCGCGACCAAGGCAAAGCCATGCGAATCGGGGTTAATCATGGTTCTCTTGCTGAAAGGATGCTGTTCTCCTACGGCGATACTCCAGAAGGCATGGTGCAATCTGCACTAGAATTCATTCGTATTTGTGAATCTTTAGACTTCCACAACTTAGTAATATCCCTGAAAGCCTCGCGAGTGCCAGTGATGGTAGCAGCCTATCGCCTCATGGTACAGCGGATGGATGAGTTGGGTATGGATTACCCTCTGCACTTGGGTGTTACGGAAGCTGGGGATGGCGAATACGGACGAATCAAATCTACTGCTGGTATTGCTACCTTGCTAGCTGATGGGATTGGCGATACTATTAGGGTGTCGCTAACTGAATCTCCAGAAAAAGAAATTCCCGTTTGCTACAGCATTTTGCAAGCATTGGGATTGCGGAAAACGATGGTTGAGTACGTCGCCTGTCCTTCTTGTGGGCGTACTTTGTTTAATCTAGAAGAAGTGCTGCACAAAGTCAGAGAAGCGACAAAGCATCTAACAGGGCTTGACATAGCAGTCATGGGTTGCATTGTCAATGGTCCTGGAGAAATGGCGGATGCTGACTATGGTTATGTTGGCAAAACCCCAGGCTATATTTCTCTCTATCGTGGTAGAGAAGAAATTAAAAAAGTTCCAGAACAAAAAGGTGTTGAGGAGTTAATTAACCTGATCAAGGCAGACGGACGCTGGGTAGAACCGTGA